In one window of Corynebacterium incognita DNA:
- a CDS encoding M20/M25/M40 family metallo-hydrolase: MALYDDTLALLQQLIRNACVNDLTPDSGEEYRNADTLEEFFAGTDVQVERFEPHPGRVSVAFTVPGTDADAEPLTFLGHIDVVPVDRPKWSVDPFGADIIDGKLYGRGAVDMLFITAAQAAVTREVARAGGARGTLTFVALADEEARGGLGARWLSEHRPDAFSWKNCLSETGGAHLPTRDGSDALAFNVGEKGAGQRRLHVHGDAGHGSTPWGKDSAVATIAEVARRIAAIEPPAAHDDIWDGFVRAFHFDDATTALLADAASATESDYTAFGDLAAFAHAFSHTTIAQTVLRAGEAINVLPSHAYLDMDIRPLPGTTDADIDALLTETLGDLADRVEIEHLITEPATVSPTDTALWAAIEDTTHDIFPDAAVVPVYATGGSDLRFARRLGGVGYGFAMHAKARTLASANAQLHSHDEHLYLEDLALTTRAYALLTQRFLGVDMHVTPDSDL; this comes from the coding sequence ATGGCGCTTTACGACGACACCTTGGCCCTGCTCCAGCAACTCATCCGCAATGCGTGCGTCAACGATCTGACGCCGGATTCCGGCGAAGAATACCGCAACGCGGACACCTTGGAGGAGTTCTTCGCGGGCACGGACGTGCAGGTGGAGCGCTTCGAGCCGCACCCCGGCCGCGTGTCCGTCGCGTTCACGGTCCCGGGCACCGATGCGGACGCAGAACCCCTCACCTTCTTGGGCCACATTGACGTCGTGCCCGTCGATAGGCCCAAGTGGAGCGTGGACCCCTTCGGCGCGGACATCATCGACGGCAAGCTGTACGGCCGGGGCGCGGTGGACATGCTGTTTATCACCGCCGCCCAGGCCGCCGTCACCCGCGAGGTGGCCCGCGCCGGTGGGGCGCGCGGCACGCTGACCTTCGTCGCCCTCGCGGACGAGGAAGCCCGCGGCGGCCTGGGCGCCAGGTGGCTGTCCGAGCACCGGCCGGACGCCTTTTCCTGGAAGAACTGCCTGTCCGAGACCGGCGGCGCGCACCTTCCCACCCGTGACGGCAGCGACGCCCTGGCGTTCAACGTCGGCGAGAAGGGCGCCGGGCAACGCCGCCTCCACGTGCACGGCGACGCCGGGCACGGCTCCACGCCGTGGGGCAAGGACTCGGCCGTGGCCACCATCGCGGAGGTCGCGCGCCGCATCGCCGCCATCGAACCGCCGGCGGCCCACGACGACATCTGGGACGGCTTCGTCCGCGCCTTCCACTTCGACGACGCCACGACCGCCCTGCTTGCCGACGCCGCCTCCGCCACCGAGTCTGATTACACCGCGTTCGGGGACCTCGCGGCGTTCGCGCACGCGTTCTCGCACACCACCATCGCGCAGACGGTGCTGCGCGCCGGCGAGGCCATCAACGTGCTGCCCTCGCACGCGTACCTCGACATGGACATCCGCCCGCTGCCCGGGACCACGGACGCCGACATCGACGCCCTACTCACCGAGACCCTCGGCGATCTTGCTGACCGCGTGGAGATCGAGCACCTCATTACCGAACCGGCCACCGTCTCCCCTACTGATACCGCGCTGTGGGCGGCCATCGAAGACACCACGCACGACATCTTCCCCGACGCCGCCGTGGTGCCGGTCTACGCCACCGGCGGCTCGGATCTGCGCTTCGCGCGGCGTCTCGGCGGGGTGGGATACGGCTTCGCCATGCACGCCAAAGCGCGCACGCTGGCCTCCGCCAACGCCCAGCTGCACAGCCACGACGAACACCTCTACCTTGAAGATCTCGCGCTGACCACTCGTGCGTACGCCCTGCTCACGCAACGTTTCCTGGGCGTCGACATGCACGTCACCCCGGACAGCGACCTATAA
- a CDS encoding DNA-3-methyladenine glycosylase, which translates to MIDFSAPADVVAPQLLGCVLRYGPVAVRLTEVEAYLGATDAAAHTYRGMTPRNATMFGPPGRLYVYISYGIHRAANLVCAPEGEGQGCLLRAGEVVAGEDAVRTRRGDVPCNRLASGPGNLGKAFGFDLPDNGLAVGKHLLLTPPPAPVDYVRGPRIGISKNADAPLRFWLPGHPTVTTPRSAPQ; encoded by the coding sequence ATGATTGACTTCTCCGCGCCTGCCGACGTCGTCGCGCCCCAGCTGCTCGGGTGCGTGCTGCGGTACGGGCCGGTGGCGGTGCGCCTCACAGAGGTGGAGGCCTACCTCGGGGCGACGGACGCGGCGGCGCACACCTACCGGGGGATGACCCCGCGCAACGCCACGATGTTCGGCCCACCGGGCAGGCTGTACGTCTACATTTCCTACGGCATCCACCGCGCGGCCAACTTGGTCTGTGCCCCGGAGGGCGAGGGCCAGGGTTGCTTGCTGCGTGCGGGCGAGGTCGTCGCCGGCGAGGACGCCGTGCGCACCCGGCGCGGCGACGTCCCGTGTAACCGCCTGGCCTCCGGGCCGGGCAACCTGGGCAAAGCGTTCGGTTTTGATCTCCCGGACAACGGACTCGCCGTCGGCAAGCACCTGCTGCTCACCCCACCGCCCGCACCGGTGGACTACGTGCGCGGCCCCCGCATCGGCATCAGCAAGAACGCCGACGCGCCCCTGCGGTTCTGGTTGCCCGGCCACCCCACGGTGACCACGCCGCGCTCGGCGCCACAATAG
- a CDS encoding S41 family peptidase — translation MTTRHSLPKKIGIGCGCAVLVLALSLLAAVYVWGPSYGAMFTGKPIFMGHATPQRYAKAIVTTTETMGMYADSPEFADAKSRVLEQAKDARSTEELYPILDELVAAAGGKHSTLHRPAEETSAPSDGDDAASVPDVGVEKRGPIAVATVPGIGRHDDLQGYADTLAHGLHDAVSAGACGAVVDLRGNDGGDMGPMVAGLSPLLPDGTALEFVSRINTTKVAVDGNSVTGGGTSVTTSGGKVDVPVAVLVDGHTASSGEATMLTFRGLENARSFGSPTAGFASANMVFDYPDGSSLMLTIGKDKDRTGQEYAEDPITPDEETSAPEDAAQAWLQRQGCTR, via the coding sequence ATGACTACCCGTCACTCCTTGCCCAAAAAGATCGGCATCGGTTGCGGCTGCGCGGTATTGGTGCTCGCACTGTCACTGCTCGCCGCCGTCTATGTGTGGGGCCCGTCGTACGGCGCCATGTTTACTGGCAAACCCATATTCATGGGGCATGCCACCCCGCAGCGTTACGCCAAAGCTATTGTCACCACGACAGAAACCATGGGCATGTACGCGGATTCACCCGAGTTCGCAGATGCCAAATCCCGGGTGCTCGAACAGGCCAAAGACGCTCGCAGCACCGAAGAGCTGTACCCCATCCTTGACGAGTTGGTTGCCGCGGCCGGTGGCAAACACTCCACGCTGCATCGTCCCGCGGAGGAGACCTCCGCCCCCAGCGACGGCGACGATGCTGCCTCCGTGCCCGACGTCGGCGTCGAGAAGCGCGGCCCCATCGCTGTTGCGACCGTACCGGGGATTGGTCGCCACGATGATCTGCAGGGCTATGCGGACACGCTAGCGCACGGGCTACACGACGCCGTGTCTGCCGGCGCGTGCGGCGCCGTGGTGGATCTTCGTGGCAACGACGGCGGCGACATGGGTCCAATGGTCGCGGGTCTGTCTCCATTGTTGCCGGACGGCACGGCCTTGGAATTTGTCAGCCGGATAAACACGACGAAGGTGGCTGTCGACGGCAACTCCGTCACAGGCGGCGGCACGTCGGTGACCACCTCCGGCGGCAAGGTCGACGTCCCCGTCGCGGTGCTCGTCGATGGGCACACCGCCTCCTCCGGCGAGGCCACAATGCTCACCTTCCGGGGCCTGGAGAACGCTCGGAGCTTTGGCAGCCCCACCGCAGGTTTCGCTTCTGCCAACATGGTCTTCGACTACCCGGACGGTTCCAGCCTCATGCTGACCATTGGCAAAGACAAAGACCGCACCGGCCAGGAATACGCCGAAGACCCCATCACCCCTGACGAGGAAACCTCCGCCCCCGAAGACGCTGCGCAGGCGTGGCTGCAGCGGCAGGGTTGTACGCGTTAA
- a CDS encoding FtsX-like permease family protein, which yields MAAPSPAAVRTSSLVWDLQKASLSTRAGTGVVSVLAVFSLTVASCIAFLVAGGTWMFYQRMKHPSPELPSFVFEYPAGAESFLSAWFALSLVACAFIVPALFSLVAQAAVLGASGRERRLAVLRLLGLSSGDVTRMTVLETGLQALIGIVLGLASSVLIAPAFTTLKFTDLPIKLEEILLPWWGYLAVSAVLLVLALGAAFMGMQRVRVSPLGVAKKEMPKALKSWRLILFVVIAVGGYIGLKTIELGAEVGSILGLAAFLFMVIMGLGMAVPFILQWFARLAALFPGTAHFVACRRISTNPRQAWKRSSAIAFFGFLTGILVISPLGNDGLSEMFKQEPDAALIFRDITTGALLTVIFGFAITCVSIFLGQASEVYESADLTRSLSLIGVKRRFHSLVAIIEILGPIFLVSIFGFAMGALMGFAMLGAAGDMNVPARLTATLALLGSGWALTALAILAAEPLRSSVLRRAERKND from the coding sequence ATGGCCGCGCCCAGCCCCGCTGCCGTCCGCACGTCGTCCCTGGTGTGGGACCTGCAGAAGGCCAGCCTGAGCACCCGCGCCGGCACCGGCGTGGTCAGTGTTCTCGCGGTCTTCTCCCTCACCGTCGCCTCGTGCATCGCCTTCCTCGTCGCTGGTGGCACGTGGATGTTCTACCAGCGCATGAAGCATCCCTCCCCGGAGTTGCCGTCCTTCGTCTTTGAGTACCCTGCGGGCGCGGAGAGTTTCCTGTCCGCGTGGTTCGCACTCTCGCTCGTCGCCTGCGCCTTCATCGTGCCAGCCCTGTTCTCCCTGGTCGCGCAGGCAGCCGTGCTCGGCGCCTCCGGACGCGAGCGTCGCCTAGCAGTCCTGCGACTGTTGGGCCTATCCTCCGGCGACGTCACCCGCATGACCGTGCTGGAAACCGGCCTGCAGGCCCTCATCGGCATCGTGCTGGGACTGGCCAGCAGCGTGCTTATCGCCCCGGCGTTCACCACGCTGAAGTTTACTGACCTGCCCATCAAACTGGAGGAAATCCTCCTGCCATGGTGGGGCTACCTGGCCGTCAGCGCGGTCCTCCTGGTCTTGGCGCTGGGCGCCGCGTTCATGGGTATGCAGCGCGTGCGTGTCTCCCCGCTCGGCGTGGCTAAGAAGGAGATGCCCAAGGCCCTGAAGAGCTGGCGGCTCATCCTGTTCGTCGTGATCGCCGTGGGCGGCTATATCGGCCTGAAAACCATCGAGCTCGGTGCGGAAGTCGGCAGCATCCTCGGCCTCGCGGCCTTCCTCTTTATGGTGATTATGGGCCTTGGAATGGCCGTGCCGTTTATCCTCCAGTGGTTCGCCCGCCTGGCGGCCCTGTTCCCCGGCACTGCCCACTTCGTGGCCTGCCGCCGCATCTCCACCAACCCGCGCCAGGCTTGGAAGCGGTCATCGGCCATCGCGTTCTTCGGCTTCCTCACCGGCATCCTGGTCATCTCCCCGCTGGGCAATGACGGCCTCTCGGAGATGTTCAAGCAAGAGCCCGACGCCGCGCTCATCTTCCGCGACATCACCACCGGCGCGCTGCTCACCGTCATCTTCGGCTTCGCCATCACGTGCGTGTCCATCTTCTTAGGCCAGGCCAGCGAGGTCTACGAGTCCGCGGATCTCACCCGCTCGCTCTCCCTGATTGGTGTGAAACGCCGCTTCCACTCCCTCGTGGCCATCATCGAGATTCTGGGGCCCATCTTCCTGGTCAGTATTTTTGGCTTCGCCATGGGCGCGCTCATGGGCTTTGCCATGCTTGGTGCTGCCGGCGACATGAACGTGCCGGCCCGTCTCACCGCCACCCTGGCCCTCCTCGGTTCCGGCTGGGCGCTCACCGCCCTGGCCATCCTCGCCGCCGAGCCGCTGCGCTCCTCGGTGCTGCGCCGCGCGGAACGCAAGAACGACTAA
- a CDS encoding ABC transporter ATP-binding protein — protein sequence MTYPIVLDDVTKDFGGAPVLSGISLTINPGETVAVMGPSGSGKSTLLHCMSGVLTPTHGTVSFGTEHLSHLPDKKRSHLRLHNFGFVFQDGQLLPELTNLENIALPAMLNGVSRSKANKRAQHLLDQLGLGELATRRPAQVSGGQAQRVAIARALAIEPAIIFADEPTGALDQSTGHEVMQLLTSLVSQSGSTLIMVTHDVQVANWMNRRVEIRDGIIHDDRQLGGAR from the coding sequence ATGACTTACCCAATCGTTTTAGATGACGTCACCAAGGACTTCGGTGGCGCCCCTGTCCTGTCCGGAATCTCTTTGACCATCAACCCCGGTGAGACCGTCGCCGTCATGGGCCCGTCCGGCTCCGGCAAGTCCACCCTCCTGCACTGCATGTCCGGCGTCCTCACGCCCACCCACGGCACCGTGTCCTTTGGCACCGAGCACCTCTCCCACCTTCCCGATAAAAAGCGCTCGCACCTGCGCCTGCACAACTTCGGCTTCGTCTTCCAAGACGGCCAGCTCCTGCCCGAGCTCACCAACCTAGAAAACATCGCGCTGCCCGCCATGCTCAACGGCGTCTCCCGCAGCAAGGCCAACAAGCGTGCCCAGCACCTGCTGGATCAGCTGGGCTTAGGCGAGCTCGCTACTCGACGCCCCGCCCAAGTTTCCGGCGGCCAAGCCCAGCGCGTGGCCATCGCCCGCGCCCTGGCCATCGAACCCGCCATCATCTTCGCCGACGAGCCCACCGGCGCGCTGGATCAGTCCACCGGCCACGAGGTCATGCAGTTGCTCACCTCCCTCGTCTCGCAGTCGGGGTCCACCCTCATCATGGTCACCCACGACGTGCAGGTGGCCAACTGGATGAACCGCCGCGTGGAAATCCGCGACGGCATCATCCACGACGATCGCCAGCTGGGAGGTGCTCGCTAA
- a CDS encoding GNAT family N-acetyltransferase, translating to MSDSSAHNADLVLRATTEADRTYVARLNFLTDTFGDEHGELPEDFETDFVYYVEGWEPNQGGFIAWRGGVPAGGVWLLWGTEDNHGYGFVEESIPELAIAVEGRFKGEGIGTALLDAATELARTLGAPGISLSVEQSNERAHRLYQHVGFEPVGDRRGHFVLVKRF from the coding sequence ATGTCTGACTCTTCCGCACACAACGCTGACCTTGTCCTTCGCGCCACCACTGAGGCGGATCGCACGTACGTGGCACGCCTGAATTTCCTCACCGATACCTTCGGCGACGAGCACGGCGAACTGCCAGAGGACTTCGAGACGGACTTCGTGTACTACGTGGAGGGCTGGGAGCCCAACCAGGGCGGCTTCATCGCGTGGCGCGGCGGCGTCCCGGCCGGCGGCGTGTGGCTGCTGTGGGGCACCGAGGACAACCACGGTTATGGCTTCGTGGAGGAATCTATCCCGGAACTCGCCATCGCGGTGGAGGGCAGGTTTAAGGGCGAGGGCATTGGCACCGCTCTTCTCGACGCCGCGACGGAGCTCGCCCGCACCCTCGGCGCGCCCGGCATTTCCTTGTCCGTGGAGCAGTCCAACGAACGCGCCCACCGCCTGTACCAGCACGTGGGCTTCGAACCTGTCGGCGATCGCAGAGGCCACTTCGTCCTCGTCAAGCGCTTCTAG
- a CDS encoding sensor histidine kinase — MAWGGFKGWSAQRRGRSQRGAQSPPSHEEEQARRIAELTASRRAVADAYEIERQRIERDLHDGAQQYLVAAAIKLGEAQLDAEGQLADLLAAAKKDVDAGLEALRATVRGISPQVLHDRGLVAAVYDTAASYGPHVSVHAPHPLPTLSPSVLAAGYFYVAEMLTNAAKYAPGAKVSVLLTADESLRITVMDEGPGGARIVDGGGLAGMRERLAAFGGTMELHSPDGGPTRVRCTIPLLLDRGQPGVPGQYPHEAHGGGGAQ; from the coding sequence ATGGCGTGGGGCGGGTTTAAAGGTTGGAGCGCGCAGCGGCGCGGGCGCAGTCAGCGCGGGGCGCAGTCCCCACCCAGCCACGAGGAGGAACAGGCCCGGCGCATCGCGGAACTCACGGCGTCGCGCCGGGCGGTGGCGGACGCTTACGAGATTGAGCGCCAGCGCATCGAGCGGGACCTCCACGATGGCGCGCAGCAGTACCTGGTGGCCGCCGCCATCAAGCTGGGCGAGGCGCAGCTCGACGCCGAAGGTCAGCTTGCAGACCTGCTCGCCGCGGCGAAGAAGGACGTGGACGCCGGGCTGGAGGCGCTGCGCGCCACCGTGCGCGGGATCTCCCCGCAGGTGCTCCACGACCGTGGCCTGGTGGCCGCCGTCTACGACACCGCGGCGTCTTACGGGCCGCACGTCAGCGTCCACGCCCCGCACCCGCTGCCTACGTTGAGCCCCAGCGTGCTGGCCGCGGGGTATTTCTACGTGGCGGAGATGCTCACCAACGCCGCGAAGTACGCGCCGGGTGCGAAGGTTTCCGTGCTGCTCACCGCGGACGAATCCCTGCGGATCACCGTCATGGACGAGGGCCCCGGCGGGGCGCGCATCGTTGACGGCGGTGGGCTGGCCGGCATGCGCGAGCGCCTCGCCGCGTTCGGCGGCACCATGGAACTGCACTCCCCGGACGGCGGCCCCACCCGGGTGCGGTGCACCATTCCGCTACTGTTGGACCGCGGCCAGCCCGGCGTGCCGGGGCAGTATCCACACGAAGCACACGGTGGGGGAGGAGCACAATGA
- a CDS encoding response regulator: protein MKIVIADDSALLREGVAGLLERRGHEITGVAEDAPALVELVQEQGRAGALPDVLITDVRMPPGMSTDGLEAAVSLRREFPTLHVMVLSQYVAPAYAVELFDGATGGTGYLLKDRVSEVADFLTSLDVVAGGGTVIDPTVASALMSAGRSGLAELTPREREVLELMSRGKSNRDIAGELVLSNAAVAKHVSNIFAKLRLDPAEENRRVKAILEYLSAQPGWS, encoded by the coding sequence ATGAAAATCGTCATAGCCGATGATTCCGCGCTGTTGCGCGAGGGCGTGGCCGGGCTGCTGGAGCGCCGCGGGCACGAGATCACAGGCGTTGCCGAGGACGCGCCCGCGCTCGTGGAACTGGTTCAGGAGCAGGGTCGCGCCGGTGCGCTGCCGGACGTCCTCATCACTGACGTGCGCATGCCACCCGGCATGAGCACCGACGGCCTGGAGGCCGCGGTGTCGTTGCGTCGCGAGTTCCCCACGCTCCACGTCATGGTCTTGAGTCAATACGTGGCTCCGGCGTACGCGGTGGAGCTTTTCGACGGCGCGACCGGCGGCACCGGCTACCTCCTCAAGGACCGCGTGTCCGAGGTCGCGGACTTCCTCACGTCCCTGGATGTGGTGGCCGGTGGCGGCACCGTCATTGACCCGACCGTGGCCAGCGCGCTTATGTCCGCCGGGCGCAGCGGCCTGGCGGAACTCACCCCGCGCGAGCGGGAGGTCCTGGAACTCATGAGCCGCGGCAAGTCCAACCGGGACATCGCGGGCGAGCTGGTGCTGTCCAACGCGGCCGTCGCCAAGCATGTTTCCAACATCTTCGCCAAACTCCGCCTCGATCCCGCCGAGGAAAACCGCAGGGTCAAGGCCATCCTGGAGTACCTGTCGGCCCAGCCCGGCTGGAGTTAA
- a CDS encoding lipase family alpha/beta hydrolase: MALDPFAELRQVVADQLARFWPAALHDDEHAQLRDEVATEMAMMLGRNPAREVAFEDFEALDDDPEVQVDAARANSEDTEDPDPLANESLPLGARLKPRGIFEDDWTARPTAQRPWPVILLHGTCDTKGIWQEMGADLRADGWAVFAPDYGTRATGLIPTSARQVGAYIDTVLAATGSSQAIIIGHSQGGLLARYWMRVYGNADKVRHLVCLASPNHGTTAGGIISPLVATKRAENVMNSVISSWFGSAGSQQITGHPLFHEVNGDGDVEEGVTYTCIATRSDSVIKPPSSCFLDAEDAPSGTVRNIYVQDFDRLAVVMHEDMPLDRRVRAIVRAVLKNLELPGN, encoded by the coding sequence ATGGCTCTCGATCCCTTCGCTGAACTGCGCCAGGTTGTGGCAGATCAGCTGGCCCGGTTCTGGCCCGCCGCCTTGCACGATGACGAGCACGCGCAGCTGCGCGACGAGGTGGCCACCGAGATGGCCATGATGCTGGGGCGCAACCCCGCACGCGAGGTCGCCTTCGAGGACTTCGAGGCGCTCGACGACGACCCCGAGGTACAGGTGGACGCAGCGCGGGCGAACTCCGAGGACACCGAAGATCCCGATCCGCTGGCCAACGAGTCCCTCCCCCTGGGCGCGCGGCTGAAACCCCGCGGCATCTTTGAAGACGACTGGACGGCGCGGCCCACGGCGCAGCGCCCCTGGCCGGTGATTTTGCTGCACGGTACGTGCGATACCAAGGGCATCTGGCAGGAAATGGGCGCCGACCTGCGCGCGGACGGCTGGGCGGTGTTCGCCCCGGATTACGGCACGCGCGCCACCGGCCTCATCCCCACCTCGGCGCGGCAGGTGGGCGCGTACATCGACACGGTGCTCGCGGCCACCGGTTCCTCGCAGGCGATCATCATCGGCCACTCGCAGGGCGGGCTGCTGGCGCGCTACTGGATGCGGGTCTACGGCAACGCGGACAAGGTGCGGCACCTGGTGTGCTTGGCCTCGCCGAACCACGGCACCACCGCCGGCGGCATCATCTCTCCGCTCGTGGCCACCAAGCGCGCGGAGAACGTCATGAATTCCGTCATCAGCTCCTGGTTCGGCTCCGCGGGTTCCCAGCAGATCACGGGCCACCCGCTGTTTCACGAGGTCAACGGCGATGGCGACGTGGAAGAGGGGGTGACCTACACGTGCATCGCCACCCGCTCGGACAGCGTGATCAAGCCGCCGTCGTCCTGCTTCCTCGACGCCGAGGACGCCCCCTCGGGCACCGTGCGCAACATCTACGTCCAAGACTTCGACCGCCTCGCGGTGGTTATGCACGAGGACATGCCTCTGGACCGGCGCGTGCGCGCCATCGTCCGGGCGGTGCTCAAGAACCTGGAGCTGCCCGGGAATTAA